In the genome of Paenibacillus antri, one region contains:
- a CDS encoding 3-hydroxyacyl-CoA dehydrogenase/enoyl-CoA hydratase family protein, which translates to MAFTLSKAAVIGSGVMGSGIAAHLANAGIPTLLLDVKREYAVSAVAKLPKTNPAPLFRSADAQLIVPGSIDDDLGKLAEVDWIIEVVTEKLDVKRRLLERIDAVRGPRTIVSTNTSGISVNAMSEGRSEGFRKHFLGTHFFNPPRYMKLLEIVPTPDTDPEVVAAMRAFCERRLGKGVVVAKDTPNFVANRIGTYGLLVTLREMEKGGYTVDEVDAITGPAMGRPKSATFRTLDLVGLDTFVHVAGNVHGGTSDPAERDVFDVPAPLRTLVERGWLGEKSGQGFYKKIKGADGKSVIQSLDLLTLEYGVGRKPAGAAIEAAKQAKGARGKIKALLGANDRYSQLAWNILAPVLLYAADKLGDIADTALDIDNAMKWGFNWDLGPFETWDAIGVRRSVERMRGEGRAIPAWVEAWLAAGNETFYASDAGKRFYASAGSYAEVEMPKEEISLRALKERPGSVVLSNPGASLVDIGDDIVCLEFHSPNNAIGGDILTMIERGVEEVRRNWRGLVVANEGRNFCVGANLMLLLMEAQDEEWDEVDRIIRMFQNAMMSLKALEKPVVAAPHRMTLGGGVEACMPADIVLFSSETYFGLVETGVGLIPAGGGCKEMALRISAEAASPEEDLQPAINAAFETIALAKTSTSGPNARDLGYMRASDRVVMNVDHRIYEAKRLALALDEAGYAPKPRQRIRVVGRDGAAVLKMGALQMRQGGYISDHDLLIAKKLAHVLAGGDVPAGALVAEQYLLDLEREAFLSLTGEPKTQARMQHILATGKPLRN; encoded by the coding sequence ATGGCATTCACCCTCTCGAAGGCGGCGGTCATCGGCTCGGGCGTCATGGGCTCCGGCATCGCGGCGCATCTCGCGAACGCCGGCATTCCGACGCTGCTGCTCGACGTGAAGCGGGAATACGCGGTTTCGGCCGTCGCCAAGCTTCCGAAGACGAATCCCGCCCCGCTGTTTCGAAGCGCCGACGCGCAGCTGATCGTCCCCGGTTCCATCGACGACGATCTAGGCAAGCTCGCGGAGGTCGATTGGATCATCGAGGTCGTCACCGAAAAGCTTGACGTCAAGCGTCGGCTGCTCGAGCGGATCGACGCGGTCCGCGGGCCGCGAACGATCGTCTCCACGAATACGTCCGGCATCTCGGTGAACGCGATGAGCGAGGGGCGGAGCGAGGGGTTTCGGAAGCATTTTCTCGGGACGCACTTCTTCAATCCGCCGCGCTACATGAAGCTGCTGGAGATCGTTCCGACGCCGGATACTGATCCGGAAGTCGTCGCCGCGATGCGCGCGTTCTGCGAGCGCCGTCTCGGCAAGGGCGTCGTCGTCGCCAAAGACACGCCGAACTTCGTCGCGAACCGGATCGGCACGTACGGCTTATTGGTCACCCTTCGGGAGATGGAAAAGGGCGGCTATACCGTCGACGAGGTCGACGCGATTACCGGCCCGGCGATGGGCCGGCCGAAGAGCGCGACGTTCCGCACGCTCGACCTCGTCGGGCTCGATACGTTCGTCCACGTGGCGGGGAACGTGCACGGCGGAACGAGCGATCCGGCGGAGCGGGACGTCTTCGACGTGCCGGCGCCGCTTCGGACGCTCGTCGAGCGCGGCTGGCTCGGGGAGAAGTCCGGGCAGGGCTTCTATAAGAAGATCAAGGGAGCGGACGGGAAGAGCGTCATCCAGTCGCTCGATCTGTTGACGCTCGAGTACGGCGTCGGGCGGAAGCCCGCGGGAGCGGCGATCGAGGCGGCGAAGCAGGCGAAGGGCGCGCGCGGGAAAATCAAAGCGCTGCTGGGCGCGAACGACCGGTACTCGCAGCTCGCCTGGAACATTCTCGCGCCGGTGCTGCTATACGCGGCCGACAAGCTGGGCGACATCGCGGACACCGCCTTGGACATCGACAACGCGATGAAGTGGGGCTTCAATTGGGACCTCGGCCCGTTCGAGACGTGGGACGCGATCGGCGTCCGCCGCTCCGTCGAGCGGATGCGCGGGGAGGGGCGCGCGATCCCCGCATGGGTGGAGGCGTGGCTTGCGGCCGGGAACGAAACGTTCTACGCGTCCGACGCGGGCAAGCGGTTTTATGCGAGCGCCGGGTCCTACGCGGAAGTCGAGATGCCTAAGGAAGAAATATCGCTGCGCGCGCTGAAGGAGCGGCCCGGCAGCGTCGTCCTCTCCAACCCCGGCGCGAGCCTCGTCGACATCGGCGACGACATCGTCTGCCTCGAGTTCCACTCGCCGAACAACGCGATCGGCGGGGACATTCTGACGATGATCGAGCGCGGCGTCGAGGAGGTGCGGCGGAACTGGCGCGGGCTCGTCGTCGCGAACGAAGGGCGCAACTTCTGCGTCGGCGCTAACCTGATGCTGCTGCTCATGGAGGCGCAGGACGAGGAATGGGATGAGGTCGACCGCATCATCCGCATGTTCCAGAACGCGATGATGTCGCTGAAGGCGCTCGAGAAGCCGGTCGTCGCGGCGCCGCACCGGATGACGCTCGGCGGCGGCGTCGAAGCGTGCATGCCGGCGGACATCGTCTTGTTCTCGTCCGAGACGTACTTCGGCCTCGTCGAGACCGGCGTCGGCCTTATCCCGGCGGGCGGCGGCTGCAAGGAGATGGCGTTGCGCATCTCCGCCGAGGCGGCTTCGCCCGAGGAGGACCTGCAGCCGGCGATCAACGCGGCGTTCGAGACGATCGCGCTCGCGAAGACGTCGACGAGCGGCCCGAACGCGCGCGATCTCGGCTACATGCGCGCGTCGGATCGGGTCGTCATGAACGTCGACCATCGCATCTACGAGGCGAAGCGTCTCGCGCTCGCCTTAGACGAAGCCGGCTATGCGCCCAAGCCGCGGCAGCGCATCCGCGTCGTCGGCCGGGACGGCGCCGCGGTGCTCAAGATGGGCGCGCTGCAGATGCGCCAAGGCGGGTACATCAGCGATCACGATCTCTTGATCGCGAAGAAGCTCGCCCACGTGCTGGCGGGCGGCGACGTGCCGGCGGGCGCGCTCGTCGCCGAGCAATATTTGCTCGACCTCGAGCGCGAAGCGTTCCTCAGCCTGACCGGGGAGCCGAAGACGCAGGCGCGCATGCAGCATATTCTCGCGACCGGCAAGCCGCTGCGCAATTAA
- a CDS encoding acetyl-CoA C-acyltransferase: MTYATPRSRDAVIVSIARTAVGRAKKGSLAQTRAEDLGVAALNAVIDRAPGVAKADVEDIVIGCAMPEGEQGLNFARIMSLYAGFPTTVPAITINRFCSSGLQSIAFAAERIMLGAADVVIAGGVESMSHVPMAGFKPAPHPAIVESMPAAYMSMGHTAEEVARRFGVSREDQDRFAVESHAKAASAIARGAFRDEIVPVTARLGGVGDDGRPYSREFVFDVDEGVRPDTSLEALAVLRPAFAAGGTVTAGNASQTSDGAAAALVMSRERAEALGLPPLATFRAFALAGVDPEIMGVGPVEAIPKALRMAGLSASDVDLFEINEAFAAQAVQVVRALELDPARVNANGGAIALGHPLGCTGTKLSATLIHELLRRGGGIGVVSMCIGGGMGAAGVFEVH; encoded by the coding sequence ATGACCTACGCTACTCCACGAAGCCGCGACGCCGTCATCGTCTCCATCGCCCGCACCGCGGTCGGCCGCGCGAAGAAGGGCAGCCTCGCCCAAACCAGGGCCGAGGATCTCGGCGTCGCCGCGCTGAATGCCGTCATCGACCGCGCGCCGGGCGTCGCCAAGGCCGACGTCGAGGATATCGTCATCGGCTGCGCCATGCCCGAGGGCGAGCAGGGGCTCAACTTCGCCCGCATCATGTCGCTGTACGCAGGCTTCCCGACGACGGTGCCGGCGATTACGATCAACCGGTTTTGCTCGTCGGGCCTCCAGTCGATCGCCTTCGCGGCGGAGCGCATTATGCTCGGCGCGGCGGACGTCGTCATCGCCGGCGGCGTCGAGAGCATGAGCCACGTGCCGATGGCCGGCTTCAAGCCCGCCCCGCATCCCGCGATCGTCGAGTCGATGCCCGCCGCCTACATGAGCATGGGCCATACCGCCGAGGAGGTCGCCCGCCGCTTCGGCGTCTCGCGCGAAGATCAAGACCGGTTCGCGGTGGAATCGCACGCGAAGGCGGCGTCGGCGATCGCCCGCGGCGCGTTCCGGGACGAAATCGTCCCGGTGACGGCGCGCCTCGGCGGCGTCGGCGACGACGGCCGGCCGTACAGCCGCGAGTTCGTCTTCGACGTCGACGAGGGCGTCCGCCCGGACACGTCGCTCGAAGCGCTCGCCGTGCTGCGTCCCGCGTTCGCCGCCGGCGGCACCGTCACCGCGGGCAACGCGTCGCAGACGAGCGACGGCGCCGCCGCCGCGCTCGTCATGAGCCGCGAACGCGCCGAGGCGCTCGGGCTCCCGCCGCTGGCGACGTTCCGCGCCTTCGCGCTCGCCGGCGTCGACCCCGAGATCATGGGCGTCGGCCCGGTCGAGGCGATTCCGAAGGCGCTTCGGATGGCGGGACTGTCCGCCTCGGACGTCGATCTGTTCGAAATCAACGAAGCGTTCGCCGCTCAGGCCGTGCAGGTCGTACGCGCGCTCGAGCTCGACCCGGCCCGCGTCAACGCGAACGGCGGCGCCATCGCGCTCGGCCATCCGCTCGGCTGCACCGGCACGAAGCTGTCCGCGACGCTCATTCACGAGCTCCTCCGACGCGGCGGCGGCATCGGCGTCGTGTCGATGTGCATCGGCGGCGGCATGGGCGCGGCCGGCGTGTTCGAAGTTCATTAA
- a CDS encoding acyl-CoA dehydrogenase family protein has protein sequence MSVSERNLKPYLAGGGFIIDDAPPEAVATPEDFTEEQRMFAETTRDFIESEVLPHDERLEKLNYELTVKLMRKAGELGLLGADVPEAYGGLGLDKISSTIINENLAKASSFALSIGAHVGIGTLPIVFFGSKEQKEKYLPALATGEKIAAYCLTEPASGSDALGAKTTARLSSDGKHYILNGSKIYITNGGFADVYIVYAKIDGTDFSAFILERGMEGFTTGPEEKKMGIKGSSTVPLYFEDVHVPVENLLGEPGRGHVIAFNILNIGRFKLAAGTVGACKESIALSAAYANTRQQFGRPISSFPLIGAKLADMNVRTYALESMVYRTAGLINDSLAGLDYNAPDAGRESARGIAEYAIECSINKVFASEALDFVADEGVQIHGGYGYVQEYKIERIYRDSRINRIFEGTNEINRMLIPGTLLKKALKGELPLLQKAQEFQSELLSFSPPASFEGALEQEAHLVRTMKKIFLLVGGAAVQKYGMNLEKEQEALSALADVMILAYAAESALLRTKKRIAAAGEAKAQLAILMTRVYAQEAFDAIEGLAKRQLAAMEEGDALRTMLSALKKLARHQPINATALKREIAARVVDSEKYVD, from the coding sequence ATGTCCGTATCCGAACGCAATCTCAAGCCTTATCTCGCGGGCGGCGGCTTCATCATCGACGACGCGCCGCCCGAGGCGGTCGCGACGCCGGAGGATTTCACCGAGGAGCAGCGCATGTTCGCCGAGACGACGCGCGACTTCATCGAGAGCGAAGTGCTGCCGCACGACGAGAGACTCGAAAAGCTGAACTACGAGCTGACCGTCAAGCTGATGCGCAAGGCGGGAGAACTCGGCCTCCTCGGCGCCGATGTGCCCGAGGCGTACGGCGGGCTGGGCCTCGACAAGATCAGCTCCACGATCATCAACGAAAACCTCGCCAAGGCGAGCTCCTTCGCGCTGTCGATCGGCGCTCACGTCGGCATCGGCACGCTGCCGATCGTCTTTTTCGGAAGCAAGGAGCAGAAGGAGAAGTACTTGCCCGCGCTCGCGACCGGCGAGAAAATCGCCGCGTACTGTCTCACCGAGCCGGCCTCCGGCTCCGACGCGCTCGGCGCGAAGACGACGGCGCGGTTATCTAGCGACGGGAAGCACTACATCTTGAACGGGAGCAAGATCTACATTACGAACGGCGGCTTCGCGGACGTGTACATCGTCTACGCGAAGATCGACGGCACCGACTTCTCGGCGTTCATCCTCGAACGCGGCATGGAAGGCTTCACGACCGGACCCGAGGAGAAGAAGATGGGCATCAAGGGCTCGTCGACCGTGCCGCTGTATTTCGAAGACGTGCATGTCCCCGTGGAAAATTTGCTCGGCGAACCCGGCCGCGGCCATGTGATCGCCTTCAACATTCTGAACATCGGCCGGTTCAAGCTGGCGGCGGGCACGGTCGGCGCCTGCAAGGAGTCGATCGCGCTGTCGGCCGCGTACGCGAATACGCGCCAGCAGTTCGGACGGCCGATCTCGAGCTTCCCGCTCATCGGGGCGAAGCTCGCGGACATGAACGTCCGCACGTACGCGCTCGAGAGCATGGTGTACCGCACGGCCGGGCTCATTAACGACAGCCTGGCGGGCCTCGATTACAACGCGCCCGACGCCGGCCGGGAGTCCGCGCGCGGCATCGCCGAATATGCGATCGAGTGCTCGATCAACAAGGTGTTCGCCTCCGAGGCGCTCGACTTCGTCGCGGACGAGGGCGTCCAAATTCACGGCGGCTACGGCTACGTGCAGGAGTACAAGATCGAGCGGATTTATCGGGACAGCCGGATTAATCGCATTTTCGAAGGAACGAACGAAATCAACCGGATGCTCATCCCCGGCACGCTGCTGAAGAAAGCGCTGAAGGGCGAGCTGCCGCTGCTGCAGAAGGCGCAGGAGTTCCAGAGCGAGCTGCTGTCGTTCTCCCCGCCGGCGTCGTTCGAGGGCGCGCTCGAGCAAGAGGCGCATCTCGTCCGCACGATGAAGAAGATATTCCTGCTCGTCGGCGGCGCGGCGGTGCAGAAGTACGGCATGAATTTGGAAAAGGAGCAGGAGGCGCTGAGCGCCCTCGCCGACGTCATGATTCTCGCGTATGCGGCGGAGAGCGCGCTGCTGCGGACGAAAAAGCGGATCGCCGCCGCCGGCGAAGCGAAAGCGCAGCTCGCGATTCTCATGACGCGGGTGTACGCCCAGGAAGCGTTCGACGCGATCGAGGGGCTCGCGAAGCGCCAGCTCGCGGCGATGGAGGAAGGCGACGCGCTGCGGACGATGCTGTCGGCGCTGAAGAAATTGGCGCGTCACCAGCCGATCAACGCGACGGCGCTGAAGCGCGAGATCGCGGCGCGGGTCGTCGATAGCGAGAAGTACGTAGACTGA
- a CDS encoding long-chain-fatty-acid--CoA ligase: MPQPKRWLDSYPAEVPPTYDYPSMNLARLLVDSADRYPSHPAVEFLGTRYTYAELRDAAYRFANALRAHGVAKGDRVAIMLPNCPAAVIAYYGTLLTGAVVVQTNPLYKPQELKHQLGDSGAKAIVTLDQLVPRVEAIREYTLLERMIVTSVAEQLPWPKSWLYPLKLKRSKQFVKVNWTETVTPWKTFLASAPASPILEPVDAVEDVAVLQYTGGTTGVAKGVMLTHFNMTANTYQNKLWFHKCREGQEKFLAALPLFHVFGLTVLMNQAALTAGELILLPRFEAETVLKTIHKRRPTVFPGAPTMYIALINHPRIKEYDLTSISACVSGSASLPVEVQERFEELSGARLIEGYGMTEASPVTHANPIWGKRKIGRVGIPFPDTEARIVDSETGEELPAGEIGEVAVRGPQVMKGYWNRPEETAKVLRDGWLFTGDMGTMDEEGFFAIVDRKKDMIIASGYNVYPREIEEVLYEHPAVKEAVAVGMPDKYRGETVKAYIVLKEGASVNGPALEAYCREHLAAYKVPRYFEFREELPKTMIGKVLRRALIEEEQAKAAAGREAASGAASGADEGSAEGCPPPPPPKA; this comes from the coding sequence ATGCCACAACCGAAACGTTGGCTCGACAGCTATCCGGCAGAGGTTCCTCCGACGTACGATTATCCGTCTATGAATCTAGCTCGGCTGCTCGTGGATAGCGCCGACCGCTACCCGTCGCATCCCGCCGTCGAGTTTCTCGGCACCCGATATACGTATGCCGAGCTCCGCGACGCCGCTTACCGGTTCGCGAACGCCCTTCGCGCGCACGGCGTCGCGAAGGGCGACCGCGTCGCGATCATGCTGCCGAATTGCCCGGCGGCCGTCATCGCATACTACGGCACGCTTCTGACGGGGGCCGTCGTCGTGCAGACGAACCCGCTGTATAAGCCGCAAGAGCTCAAGCATCAGCTCGGCGATTCCGGCGCGAAGGCGATCGTGACGCTGGATCAGCTCGTTCCGCGGGTGGAGGCGATTCGCGAATATACGTTGCTGGAACGAATGATCGTCACGTCCGTCGCCGAGCAGCTGCCTTGGCCGAAGAGCTGGCTTTATCCCTTGAAGCTGAAGCGAAGCAAGCAGTTCGTGAAGGTGAATTGGACGGAGACGGTGACGCCGTGGAAGACGTTCCTCGCTTCGGCGCCGGCGTCTCCGATTCTGGAGCCGGTCGACGCCGTGGAAGACGTCGCGGTGCTGCAGTATACGGGCGGCACGACGGGCGTGGCGAAGGGCGTCATGCTGACGCATTTCAATATGACGGCGAACACGTACCAGAATAAGCTATGGTTTCACAAATGCCGGGAAGGGCAAGAGAAGTTCTTGGCGGCGCTTCCGCTTTTCCACGTGTTCGGCCTGACGGTGCTGATGAACCAAGCGGCGCTGACGGCGGGCGAGTTGATTTTGCTGCCGCGCTTCGAGGCGGAGACGGTGCTGAAGACGATCCACAAGCGGCGTCCGACCGTGTTCCCCGGCGCGCCGACGATGTATATCGCCTTGATTAACCATCCGCGCATCAAGGAATACGACTTGACGTCGATCTCGGCGTGCGTCAGCGGCTCGGCGTCGCTGCCGGTCGAGGTGCAGGAGCGGTTCGAGGAGCTCTCCGGCGCGCGGCTGATCGAAGGCTACGGCATGACGGAGGCTTCGCCGGTGACGCACGCGAACCCGATCTGGGGGAAGCGGAAGATCGGGCGCGTCGGCATTCCGTTCCCCGATACGGAGGCGCGCATCGTCGATTCGGAGACGGGCGAGGAGCTGCCCGCCGGGGAGATCGGCGAGGTCGCGGTACGCGGCCCTCAGGTCATGAAAGGGTACTGGAACCGTCCGGAAGAGACGGCGAAGGTGCTTCGGGACGGCTGGCTGTTCACGGGCGATATGGGGACGATGGACGAGGAAGGCTTCTTCGCGATCGTCGATCGGAAGAAAGATATGATCATCGCCAGCGGCTACAATGTGTATCCGCGCGAGATCGAAGAAGTGTTATATGAACACCCGGCCGTCAAGGAGGCCGTCGCCGTCGGCATGCCCGACAAGTATCGGGGCGAGACGGTGAAGGCGTACATCGTGCTGAAGGAGGGCGCGTCGGTGAACGGTCCGGCGCTCGAGGCGTACTGCCGCGAGCATCTGGCCGCTTATAAGGTGCCGCGGTACTTCGAGTTTCGCGAGGAGCTGCCGAAGACGATGATCGGCAAGGTGCTGCGCCGCGCGCTGATCGAGGAGGAACAGGCGAAGGCGGCCGCCGGTCGGGAGGCGGCTTCGGGCGCCGCGTCCGGCGCGGACGAGGGCTCCGCCGAGGGGTGTCCGCCGCCGCCGCCGCCGAAAGCTTGA
- a CDS encoding PaaI family thioesterase → MDMSLWMKKLEERAQGTFWELLGCKAEAVSPERTVIALVAEKRHLNAMGIVHGGVLASLLDNAMGLAVMSAYPDKRTVTTNLNVHFVASLGPGPLRTTAKVLHETRTTLTVEASVEDASGKLGTIGTGSFRLLD, encoded by the coding sequence ATGGATATGAGCTTATGGATGAAGAAGCTGGAGGAGCGCGCGCAGGGGACGTTTTGGGAGCTGCTCGGCTGCAAGGCGGAGGCCGTGTCCCCGGAGCGGACCGTCATCGCCCTTGTCGCCGAGAAGCGGCACCTGAACGCGATGGGCATCGTGCACGGCGGCGTCTTGGCGTCGCTGCTCGACAACGCCATGGGCCTCGCCGTCATGAGCGCCTACCCGGACAAGCGCACGGTGACGACGAACCTGAACGTGCACTTCGTCGCGTCGCTCGGCCCCGGCCCGCTCCGGACGACCGCCAAGGTGCTGCACGAGACGCGCACGACGCTGACGGTCGAAGCGTCGGTGGAGGACGCGAGCGGCAAGCTCGGCACGATCGGCACCGGCAGCTTTCGGCTATTGGATTAG
- the tkt gene encoding transketolase: protein MTTASRTIDQLSIDTIRTLSIDAIEKAKSGHPGMPMGAAPMAYELWARFMNHSSANPTWVNRDRFVLSAGHGSMLLYSLLHLFGYEDTPMEQLKQFRQWGSKTPGHPEFGHTAGVDATTGPLGQGFAMAVGMAMAEAHTAAVYNRDGYNVIDHYTYVICGDGDLMEGISGEAASLAAHLKLNKLVVLYDSNDISLDGDLNLAFSENVETRFKGYGWNVIRVNDGNDLAEINKAIAAAKNSDAPTLIEVKTVIGYGSPNKQGKGGHAGPHGSPLGGDEAKLTKAFYEWPHEEFHVPEAVAANFAELKAKGDAAAAAWKELFAKYRDAHPALAAQFETAFAGENPAGWDAAIPTFDTSEKPMATRAASGKVINAISPNLPTFFGGSADLESSTNTHLNDTGKFQPGSYAERNVYFGVREFAMGAAMNGMALHGGVKAFGGTFFVFSDYLRPAIRLAAIQKLPVVYVFTHDSIAVGEDGPTHEPIEQLAAIRSMIDVTVIRPADANETAEAWRYALSSKDRPVALILTRQNLPVLAGTAENARDGIARGAYVIADAPAGAKPAAQIIATGSEVQLAVDAQKALALEGIHVRVVSMPSMDRFEAQDKAYRQSVILPDVKARLVIEMASPFGWHKYAGDEGDILGISTYGASAPGPKVIEEYGFTVPNVVAKVKALLK, encoded by the coding sequence ATGACAACTGCAAGCAGAACGATCGACCAACTGTCGATCGACACGATCCGCACGCTGTCGATCGACGCGATCGAGAAGGCGAAATCCGGCCACCCGGGCATGCCGATGGGCGCCGCCCCGATGGCCTACGAGCTCTGGGCGAGATTCATGAACCACAGCTCCGCGAATCCGACGTGGGTGAACCGCGATCGGTTCGTCCTGTCCGCGGGCCACGGTTCGATGCTGTTATACAGCCTTCTTCACTTATTCGGATACGAAGACACGCCGATGGAGCAATTGAAGCAGTTCCGCCAATGGGGCTCGAAGACGCCGGGTCACCCGGAATTCGGCCACACGGCGGGCGTCGACGCGACGACGGGGCCGCTCGGCCAAGGGTTCGCGATGGCGGTCGGCATGGCGATGGCGGAAGCGCACACGGCGGCGGTATACAACCGCGACGGCTACAACGTCATCGATCATTACACGTACGTCATCTGCGGCGACGGCGACCTGATGGAGGGCATCTCCGGCGAAGCGGCGTCGCTCGCGGCTCATCTGAAGCTGAACAAGCTGGTCGTCCTGTACGATTCCAACGACATCTCGCTCGACGGCGATCTGAACCTCGCGTTCTCCGAGAACGTGGAGACGCGGTTCAAGGGCTACGGCTGGAACGTCATCCGCGTGAACGACGGCAACGATCTCGCCGAGATCAACAAGGCGATCGCGGCGGCGAAGAACAGCGACGCCCCGACGCTGATCGAAGTGAAGACGGTCATCGGCTACGGCTCTCCGAACAAGCAAGGCAAGGGCGGCCACGCTGGCCCGCACGGCTCGCCGCTCGGCGGCGACGAGGCGAAGCTGACGAAGGCGTTCTACGAGTGGCCGCACGAGGAGTTCCACGTGCCGGAAGCGGTCGCGGCGAACTTCGCCGAGCTGAAGGCGAAGGGCGATGCGGCGGCCGCGGCATGGAAGGAGCTGTTCGCGAAGTACCGCGACGCGCATCCGGCGCTGGCCGCGCAATTCGAGACGGCGTTCGCGGGCGAAAACCCGGCGGGCTGGGACGCGGCGATTCCGACGTTCGACACTAGCGAGAAGCCGATGGCGACTCGCGCGGCGTCCGGCAAGGTCATCAACGCGATCTCGCCGAACCTGCCGACGTTCTTCGGCGGCTCCGCGGACCTCGAATCGTCGACGAACACGCACCTGAACGACACGGGCAAGTTCCAACCGGGCAGCTACGCCGAGCGGAACGTCTACTTCGGCGTGCGCGAGTTCGCGATGGGCGCGGCGATGAACGGCATGGCGCTGCACGGCGGCGTGAAGGCGTTCGGCGGGACGTTCTTCGTGTTCTCCGACTACCTCCGTCCGGCGATTCGTCTCGCGGCGATCCAGAAGCTGCCGGTCGTGTACGTGTTCACGCACGACTCGATCGCGGTCGGCGAAGACGGCCCGACGCACGAGCCGATCGAGCAGCTCGCGGCGATCCGCTCGATGATCGACGTCACGGTCATCCGCCCGGCCGACGCGAACGAAACCGCGGAAGCGTGGCGCTACGCGTTGTCGAGCAAAGACCGTCCGGTCGCGCTCATCTTGACCCGCCAAAACCTGCCGGTGCTCGCGGGCACGGCGGAGAACGCGCGCGACGGCATCGCTCGCGGCGCATACGTCATCGCGGACGCGCCGGCGGGCGCGAAGCCGGCGGCGCAAATTATCGCGACGGGCTCCGAAGTGCAGCTCGCCGTGGACGCGCAGAAGGCGCTCGCGCTAGAGGGCATCCACGTTCGCGTCGTCTCGATGCCGAGCATGGACCGCTTCGAAGCGCAAGACAAGGCGTACCGCCAATCCGTCATTCTGCCGGACGTGAAGGCGCGCCTCGTCATCGAGATGGCTTCGCCGTTCGGCTGGCATAAGTACGCCGGCGACGAAGGAGACATCCTCGGCATCTCGACGTACGGCGCATCGGCGCCGGGACCGAAGGTGATCGAAGAGTACGGCTTCACGGTGCCGAACGTCGTCGCCAAGGTGAAGGCGCTGCTGAAGTAG